DNA from Methanomassiliicoccales archaeon:
CATGTCCGCTCCCTTGAATATCGGCCTCAGGTCGTCCTTCAGCAGGTCGGCCTGGACGAAACGGAAGTCCTTGTACCCCTCCGCATCCTCTAGGAAGACCTTCTTTCCCGCGCTGAGGTTGTCCACTCCTACCACCTGGTTCCCCTGCTCCATGAGCGCGTCCGTAAGGTGGCTGCCAATGAAACCAGCGCATCCCGTGACCACGATATTGTTTCCCCTGACCTTCATCTCCTTCCCTCCATCCTCACCTTGATCTGCGCGGCCAGTTCGGCCATGGCCCGGCCCCGGTGGGAGCATTCGTTCTTCACTCCCAGGTCCATCTCGGCAAAGGTGAGCGAATGGCCGTCCGGAACGAATATGGGATCGTAGCCGAAGCCACCCTTCCCCCGCTCCTCGCCGATTATGCGCCCAGGGGACACGCCGATGACGGTGAACTCCCCCAGCTCCTCGGAGCTGACCCCGATGCAGCACTCGAAGCGGGCCCGGCGGTCCCGCCCCTCCAGCAACCTAAGCATCCCCTGACAGCCGAGGGTGTCCATGACGTAGGCCGAGTACACTCCCGGGAAATCGTTGAGCGAGGGCACGAACAGGCCAGAGTCGTCCAGCATGAAGTTGCGATGGCCCTCCCGTTTGAGCTGTGCCAGGCAGGCCAGGACCACCTCATGCAAGGTGTCCGCCTGTATCTCGTCGCACTCCACCGGAAGGTGAAAGACCTC
Protein-coding regions in this window:
- the rdgB gene encoding RdgB/HAM1 family non-canonical purine NTP pyrophosphatase, whose translation is MKLGLVTGNPHKLQEYRHSLSSLGVEVFHLPVECDEIQADTLHEVVLACLAQLKREGHRNFMLDDSGLFVPSLNDFPGVYSAYVMDTLGCQGMLRLLEGRDRRARFECCIGVSSEELGEFTVIGVSPGRIIGEERGKGGFGYDPIFVPDGHSLTFAEMDLGVKNECSHRGRAMAELAAQIKVRMEGRR